In the Oryza glaberrima chromosome 6, OglaRS2, whole genome shotgun sequence genome, one interval contains:
- the LOC127777795 gene encoding uncharacterized protein LOC127777795: MQGDIVTAIVFALAAAVLGGPEALRLLQDVAGKNPAADVAIIVGAICAVTSAVLGAMLLVRFIRVAGDAPDRATERFARVTLTVAFAAIFLVAGCLLAAPAADKFASSA, from the coding sequence ATGCAAGGTGATATTGTGACGGCCATTGTTTTCGCGCTGGCCGCCGCGGTGCTGGGCGGCCCGGAGGCGCTCCGCCTGTTGCAGGACGTCGCCGGGAAGaaccccgccgccgacgtcgccatcaTCGTCGGCGCCATCTGCGCCGTCACCTCCGCCGTGCTCGGCGCCATGCTCCTGGTGCGCTTCATCCGCGTCGCGGGCGACGCTCCTGACCGGGCCACGGAGCGCTTCGCGCGGGTGACCCTGACGGTGGCCTTCGCTGCcatcttcctcgtcgccggctgcctcctcgccgcccccgccgccgacaagTTCGCCAGCTCCGCCTGA
- the LOC127777670 gene encoding uncharacterized protein LOC127777670, with protein MAGVVPMIIVLAMGGGALGGPEALRLLLTFAGRSPLVDIGIVVFVIAALAAPALGTMLLACFYRTPRGARGGAAAAADLLAKMTLAVSMAVALLVSASLLVLPLFQSGNVVVGLLALAVPAFVVGASAARVRGVAHLRRARNASGAVTDAGRAAVTTLTVSLAAVCILLGSCVAVGGLDAHHLFTSFALKNPIIHAPTGVATAAVVGTTLLALFFRKAQNAAAAAAAAATAPLPATERAAKIISDGANPGGGCT; from the coding sequence ATGGCCGGTGTTGTTCCGATGATCATCGTTctggcgatgggcggcggcgcgctgggcGGGCCCGAGGCGCTCCGCCTCTTGCTCACCTTCGCCGGCCGGAGCCCCCTCGTCGACATCGGCatcgtcgtcttcgtcatcgccgcgctcgccgcgccggcgctcGGCACCATGCTTCTTGCGTGCTTCTACCGCACGCCCCGCGGCGCAagaggtggggcggcggcggccgctgacCTCTTAGCCAAGATGACGCTGGCGGTGTCCATGGCGGTAGCGCTCCTCGTCTCCGCGTCCCTGCTCGTCCTGCCGCTGTTCCAGTCCGGGAACGTCGTCGTCGGTCTTCTCGCGCTCGCCGTTCCCGCCTTCGTCGTAGGCGCCAGCGCCGCGCGCGTCCGCGGCGTCGCGCATCTCCGCAGGGCGCGCAATGCCTCCGGCGCGGTGACGGACGCGGGGCGCGCCGCCGTGACGACCCTGACGGTGTCCCTCGCCGCCGTATGCATCCTCCTCGGCTCTTGCGTCGCGGTCGGCGGCCTCGACGCGCACCACCTCTTCACCTCCTTCGCCTTGAAGAACCCAATCATCCACGCGCCCAccggcgtcgccaccgccgccgtcgtcggcaccACGCTTCTCGCCCTCTTCTTCCGCAAGGCGCAAaatgcggcggccgcggccgcggccgcggccactGCCCCACTACCGGCCACGGAGCGCGCCGCCAAGATTATCTCGGACGGTGCCAatcccggcggcggctgcacgtGA